A genomic segment from Nodularia sphaerocarpa UHCC 0038 encodes:
- a CDS encoding response regulator produces the protein MLPEQQQRILGYFIEEASDHLNTIEQGLMNLQSTLNDPEMVNEVFRAAHSIKGGAAMLGLNSIQHTSHRLEDCFKVLKEHPVQVDQKLESLFLGVSDTLKVLLEHLSGPFGMSEEAANTLMLETEPVFQWLYEHLELLVQKSSSGVVQKNPTTELEPNQQDSVTTLTDLFLRRDIPNQEEDSESTSTASPGTVLFAEAHSRLPAQASDYGDEFQAQVLQALREMLQLFKNKTTPASRHNLQQCCQQLVTLGQRWNLSHWCSLCQAAANAIANPENSYLTLAKIVITEIKKAQELVLQDRETEIKTSQQLTALSNLPKLELLQSQDLFTDEPASVAAPTADNFVSEPTTLQPTDKITSLTELSEQLQPSQHTSAATENTVPQTTMTSNFFLDSPEDTDNSNIVQNGPLVGLAELNTLADLFAGETPELDQTWEQDENLDISATSELEIDLGDSDIEDVDHDIADFLSLDEGKHNDDLHISLTTTEELNLLFGNNFAETEHPDLQNHTSAAITSELQQSSGDPHENNLIGDLLAPTLDESELLSTEEVPQPEQISTNPQSSFEDLLLEKDHADTEEILEDDYIEAKPTIVQPESLTLDSLFDDFDDIENTPQLSKDEPEISDLFDITPATGIEFIQAEDNLNDFWNQETATEKQEDAVRVLEQDVAKALEESLFAAAASNDIFGNMEESIPSPSTSIDFQKQNLRLSSDTADEDDLFADLAASNSISPTDKDDEDLTQQEISGFSQEPEVLDLIPEFTKEPPKTASVDSLPVFADFEVDLFDSIDENPQIVQLDDTESVFDAEELLASETSLEISEPENLDFQQLEPELEFVDVNVNSSLADDLFNTETESPAINTASDNDTYLKLDDTESVFDAEELLASETSLEINEPENLDFQQLEPELEFVDINVNSSLADDVERREPTVLIDDLFDTETESSAINTASDNDTYLELDDTESVFDAEELLASETSLDISEPENLDLQQLEPELEFVDVNVNSSLADDLFNTETESAAINTASDNDTYLKLDDTESVFDAEELLASETSLEINEPENLDFQQLEPELEFVDINVNSSLADDVERREPTVLIDDLFDTETESSAINTASDNDTYLELDDTESVFDAEELLASETSLDISEPENLDLQQLEQELEFVDINMNSSLADDVELREATVLVDDLFNTETEPLAINTAEIFGNNLLEIADSDNDTSLELDDTESVFDAEELLASETSLDISEPENLDLQQLEQELEFVDINVNSSLADDLFNTETEPLAINTAELFGNNLLEIADSDNDTYLELDDTESVFDAEELLASETSLDISEPENLDLQQLEQELEFVDINVNSSLADDVELREPTVLVDDLFDTETEPLAINTASDNDTYLELDDTESVFDAEELLASETSLDISEPENLDLQQLEQELEFVDINVNSSLADDVELREPTVLVDDLFDTETESPAINTAEIFGNNLLEMADSDNDTYLELDDTESVFDAEELLASETSLDISEPENLDLQQLEPELEFVDINVNSSLADDVELREPTVLVDDLFDTETEPLAINTAELFGNNLAESAVGYWDDSEDELNLESGEEILGETADLSDVLLNTDTDQISPEEQLAQRENANFVLHEEEETTVDFAAEATPKDDTNTCIQDEFAELEALLEDESAAISSHPTSMEEEDFADLEALLNTNNLDDEEVRLSNDQPSYAPQFELTTNQSASFTIKSSDVDDDFSDLEKLLAEADQTISHSSSNKLKPQTSKISRSSDRRTARFEETMKVPVKQLDDMSNLVGELVVNRNTLEQDHERLRQSLDNLLIQVQHLSDVGARMQELYERSLLEASLLASRKTKLPPETNLNTHDSHTKMGFSELEMDRFTPFHTLSQEMIEFIVRVRESASDIDFVTEETERVGRQFRQVTTQLQEGLTRARMVPFSQTIDRLRRGVRDNAIKYGKQVDLVIEGGDTLIDKMILDHLTDPLTHMLNNAIAHGIETPEIRQKAGKPPVGYITIRAFYQGNQTVISVGDDGAGIDPEQIKTKAIQLRMITPAQAKSISRLEVYDLLFQSGFSIKDKADEISGRGVGMDVVRSEISEIRGIVNTNSTIGQGTTFTIRLPLTLSICKALCCVSDKARIAFPMDGVEDTLDIPVNSIQHHADGQSYISWRDTLLPFRPLKEILTFNRQLSRGNVYGGNRDDDMVSVVVVRSGNTLIALQIDLVLSEQEIVIKQFESPAPKPIGVAGATILGDGRIMPIADVLEIIEIFQGRISKHNGSKLWQQPEEPNVPETTVEKFDPTVLIVDDSITVRELLSLTFIKAGYRVEQARDGQEAWDKLRSGLPCDIVFCDIEMPRCDGLELLSRIQKDSSLNHLPIAMLTSRGADKHRQMAIQFGASGYFTKPYLEEALLEAAVRMLKGEKLVTA, from the coding sequence ATGCTGCCGGAACAACAACAGCGGATTTTAGGTTACTTCATAGAAGAAGCCAGCGACCATCTGAATACGATTGAGCAGGGGTTAATGAATCTCCAAAGTACCTTGAACGACCCGGAAATGGTGAACGAAGTTTTCCGGGCGGCTCATTCGATCAAGGGAGGCGCGGCTATGCTGGGGCTGAATAGCATTCAGCACACATCCCACCGTCTGGAAGATTGTTTTAAAGTTCTCAAAGAACATCCGGTTCAGGTAGACCAAAAGTTAGAATCTTTATTTCTCGGTGTATCTGATACCCTCAAGGTGCTATTAGAACATTTGAGTGGGCCATTCGGGATGTCGGAAGAGGCTGCTAATACTTTGATGTTAGAAACTGAGCCGGTCTTTCAATGGCTGTATGAGCATTTGGAACTGCTTGTACAAAAAAGCAGCAGTGGTGTAGTCCAGAAGAATCCCACAACAGAATTAGAACCAAACCAGCAGGACAGTGTTACCACACTTACCGATCTATTCCTGCGGCGAGATATTCCCAATCAGGAAGAAGACAGCGAAAGTACATCGACAGCATCACCTGGAACTGTATTATTTGCCGAAGCACATTCGCGTTTACCCGCCCAAGCCAGTGACTATGGGGATGAATTTCAAGCCCAGGTGTTACAAGCACTGCGGGAAATGTTGCAACTGTTTAAAAACAAGACAACACCCGCATCTCGGCACAATCTTCAGCAATGCTGTCAGCAGTTAGTCACACTGGGACAAAGGTGGAATTTGTCTCATTGGTGTAGCTTATGTCAAGCTGCTGCCAATGCGATCGCCAATCCTGAAAATAGCTATCTCACCCTAGCCAAAATTGTCATTACCGAAATCAAAAAAGCCCAAGAATTAGTTCTCCAAGACAGAGAAACCGAGATTAAAACTAGTCAGCAATTAACCGCACTCTCGAATTTGCCAAAACTTGAGTTGTTACAGTCTCAAGATTTGTTTACTGACGAGCCTGCATCTGTAGCAGCACCGACAGCAGATAATTTTGTCAGTGAACCTACTACTTTACAGCCAACTGACAAGATAACTAGCCTAACTGAACTATCCGAGCAACTTCAGCCCAGTCAGCATACTTCAGCCGCAACAGAAAACACTGTCCCTCAAACTACTATGACTTCTAATTTCTTCTTGGATAGTCCAGAAGACACAGACAATAGCAATATTGTCCAAAATGGTCCATTAGTAGGATTAGCTGAGTTAAATACCCTGGCTGATTTATTTGCAGGTGAAACCCCCGAACTAGATCAAACCTGGGAACAAGATGAAAACTTAGACATTAGCGCCACCAGTGAATTAGAAATAGATTTGGGTGACAGCGATATTGAAGATGTTGATCACGATATAGCTGATTTTCTATCCTTGGATGAAGGGAAACACAACGATGATTTGCACATCAGTCTCACTACAACAGAAGAGTTAAACCTATTATTTGGCAATAATTTTGCGGAAACAGAGCATCCAGATTTGCAAAATCATACATCTGCGGCAATTACCAGTGAATTACAGCAATCTTCTGGTGATCCTCATGAAAATAATTTAATCGGTGATTTATTAGCCCCAACACTAGATGAGAGTGAATTACTGTCTACAGAGGAAGTCCCTCAACCAGAACAAATATCCACTAACCCACAAAGCAGTTTTGAGGACTTATTATTAGAAAAAGATCATGCAGATACAGAAGAGATTTTAGAGGATGACTATATAGAAGCCAAGCCTACTATAGTCCAGCCAGAGTCTTTAACTTTAGATAGTTTGTTTGATGATTTTGATGATATTGAAAATACTCCACAACTGTCTAAGGATGAGCCAGAAATTAGTGATTTATTTGATATAACACCCGCGACAGGAATAGAATTTATTCAGGCTGAAGACAATTTAAACGACTTTTGGAACCAGGAAACGGCAACAGAAAAACAAGAAGACGCTGTTCGGGTACTTGAGCAGGATGTGGCAAAAGCTTTAGAGGAGAGTTTGTTTGCGGCGGCGGCTTCTAATGATATTTTTGGCAACATGGAAGAGTCTATACCCTCGCCCTCAACAAGTATTGATTTCCAGAAGCAGAACTTGAGATTATCATCAGATACTGCTGATGAAGATGACTTATTTGCCGATTTAGCAGCATCCAATTCCATATCTCCTACCGATAAAGACGATGAGGACTTGACTCAACAGGAAATTAGCGGCTTCTCCCAAGAGCCAGAAGTGTTAGATTTAATCCCAGAATTTACAAAAGAACCACCAAAAACAGCTTCTGTAGATTCGCTCCCAGTATTTGCTGATTTTGAAGTTGATTTGTTTGATAGTATCGATGAGAATCCGCAAATCGTTCAACTGGATGATACTGAAAGTGTGTTTGATGCTGAGGAATTATTGGCTTCAGAAACAAGTTTAGAGATAAGTGAGCCAGAAAATTTAGATTTCCAACAGTTAGAACCGGAATTAGAGTTTGTAGATGTTAATGTGAACTCTAGTTTGGCGGATGATTTATTCAACACAGAAACTGAGTCACCAGCAATAAATACAGCTTCAGATAATGACACCTATCTCAAACTGGATGATACAGAAAGTGTTTTTGATGCTGAGGAATTATTGGCTTCAGAAACAAGTTTAGAGATAAATGAGCCAGAAAATTTAGATTTCCAACAGTTAGAACCGGAATTAGAGTTTGTAGATATCAATGTGAACTCTAGTTTGGCAGATGATGTGGAACGGAGGGAACCAACTGTTTTAATTGATGATTTATTCGACACGGAAACTGAGTCATCAGCAATAAATACAGCTTCAGATAATGACACCTATCTGGAACTGGATGATACCGAAAGTGTGTTTGATGCTGAGGAATTGTTGGCTTCAGAAACAAGTTTAGATATAAGTGAGCCAGAAAATTTAGACTTACAACAGTTAGAACCGGAATTAGAGTTTGTAGATGTTAATGTGAACTCTAGTTTGGCGGATGATTTATTCAACACAGAAACTGAGTCAGCAGCAATAAATACAGCTTCAGATAATGACACCTATCTGAAACTGGATGATACAGAAAGTGTTTTTGATGCTGAGGAATTATTGGCTTCAGAAACAAGTTTAGAGATAAATGAGCCAGAAAATTTAGATTTCCAACAGTTAGAACCGGAATTAGAGTTTGTAGATATCAATGTGAACTCTAGTTTGGCAGATGATGTGGAACGGAGGGAACCAACTGTTTTAATTGATGATTTATTCGACACGGAAACTGAGTCATCAGCAATAAATACAGCTTCAGATAATGACACCTATCTGGAACTGGATGATACCGAAAGTGTGTTTGATGCTGAGGAATTGTTGGCTTCAGAAACAAGTTTAGATATAAGTGAGCCAGAAAATTTAGACTTACAACAGTTAGAACAGGAATTAGAGTTTGTAGATATTAATATGAACTCTAGTTTGGCAGATGATGTGGAACTGAGGGAAGCAACTGTTTTAGTTGATGATTTATTCAATACAGAAACTGAGCCACTAGCAATAAATACAGCAGAAATATTCGGAAATAATCTGCTAGAAATCGCAGATTCAGATAATGACACCTCTCTGGAACTGGATGATACCGAAAGTGTGTTTGATGCTGAGGAATTATTGGCTTCAGAAACAAGTTTAGATATAAGTGAGCCAGAAAATTTAGACTTACAACAGTTAGAACAGGAATTAGAGTTTGTAGATATTAATGTGAACTCTAGTTTGGCGGATGATTTATTCAACACAGAAACTGAGCCACTAGCAATAAATACAGCAGAATTATTCGGAAATAATCTGCTAGAAATAGCCGATTCAGATAATGACACATATCTGGAACTGGATGATACCGAAAGTGTGTTTGATGCTGAGGAATTGTTGGCTTCAGAAACAAGTTTAGATATAAGTGAGCCAGAAAATTTAGACTTACAACAGTTAGAACAGGAATTAGAGTTTGTAGATATTAATGTGAACTCTAGTTTGGCGGATGATGTGGAACTGAGGGAACCAACTGTTTTAGTTGATGATTTATTCGACACGGAAACTGAGCCACTAGCAATAAATACAGCTTCAGATAATGACACATATCTGGAACTGGATGATACCGAAAGTGTGTTTGATGCTGAGGAATTGTTGGCTTCAGAAACAAGTTTAGATATAAGTGAGCCAGAAAATTTAGACTTACAACAGTTAGAACAGGAATTAGAGTTTGTAGATATTAATGTGAACTCTAGTTTGGCGGATGATGTGGAATTGAGGGAACCAACTGTTTTAGTTGATGATTTATTCGACACGGAAACTGAGTCACCAGCAATAAATACAGCAGAAATATTCGGAAATAATTTGCTAGAAATGGCAGATTCAGATAATGACACATATCTGGAACTGGATGATACCGAAAGTGTGTTTGATGCTGAGGAATTATTGGCTTCAGAAACAAGTTTAGATATAAGTGAGCCAGAAAATTTAGACTTACAACAGTTAGAACCGGAATTAGAGTTTGTAGATATTAATGTGAACTCTAGTTTGGCGGATGATGTGGAACTGAGGGAACCAACTGTTTTAGTTGATGATTTATTCGACACGGAAACTGAGCCACTAGCAATAAATACAGCAGAATTATTCGGAAATAATCTGGCAGAAAGTGCAGTAGGATACTGGGATGACAGCGAAGATGAGTTGAATTTAGAATCTGGTGAGGAAATATTAGGGGAAACAGCAGATTTATCAGATGTTCTGTTGAACACAGATACAGATCAAATATCACCAGAGGAACAATTAGCCCAAAGGGAAAATGCTAATTTTGTTTTGCATGAAGAGGAGGAGACAACTGTAGATTTTGCAGCAGAAGCGACTCCAAAAGATGATACTAATACTTGTATCCAAGATGAATTTGCTGAGTTAGAAGCATTATTAGAAGACGAGTCAGCAGCAATAAGTTCCCATCCTACTTCGATGGAAGAAGAAGATTTTGCTGATCTGGAAGCTTTGCTGAATACAAACAACTTAGATGACGAAGAGGTAAGGTTATCTAATGATCAGCCATCCTATGCACCACAGTTTGAACTAACTACTAACCAATCTGCCAGTTTCACTATTAAATCATCGGATGTGGATGATGATTTTAGCGATTTGGAGAAACTGCTCGCAGAAGCAGATCAAACTATATCCCATTCATCATCGAACAAACTAAAACCGCAAACGAGCAAAATCTCCCGTTCTTCAGATCGTCGAACTGCGAGATTTGAAGAAACAATGAAAGTGCCAGTTAAGCAACTGGATGATATGAGCAATTTAGTAGGGGAGTTGGTGGTAAACCGCAACACCTTAGAACAGGATCATGAACGGCTACGGCAATCTTTAGATAATTTGCTCATTCAGGTGCAACATCTGTCGGATGTGGGAGCAAGGATGCAAGAATTGTATGAGCGATCGCTATTGGAAGCTTCTCTTCTGGCTAGTCGCAAAACAAAACTACCTCCAGAAACTAACTTGAATACTCATGATTCCCATACAAAAATGGGTTTTAGTGAGTTAGAAATGGATCGTTTCACTCCTTTCCACACCCTATCTCAAGAAATGATTGAATTTATTGTCCGGGTGCGTGAGTCAGCGAGTGATATTGACTTTGTAACTGAAGAAACCGAAAGAGTAGGGCGACAATTCCGCCAAGTGACAACCCAGCTACAAGAGGGACTGACACGAGCGCGAATGGTGCCTTTTTCCCAAACTATTGATCGCTTGCGCCGAGGAGTCCGCGACAACGCTATTAAGTATGGTAAACAAGTCGATTTGGTGATTGAAGGCGGAGATACCTTAATTGACAAGATGATTTTAGATCATCTTACCGACCCGTTGACTCATATGCTCAACAATGCGATCGCTCACGGTATTGAAACGCCAGAGATCAGGCAGAAAGCTGGTAAACCACCCGTAGGATACATCACGATTCGTGCCTTCTACCAAGGTAACCAAACAGTGATTTCCGTGGGTGATGACGGTGCTGGTATTGATCCAGAACAGATCAAGACAAAAGCGATTCAACTGCGAATGATTACACCAGCTCAAGCAAAATCCATTTCGCGCCTGGAAGTGTATGACCTGCTATTTCAGTCTGGTTTTAGTATCAAAGACAAAGCAGATGAAATTTCCGGCCGTGGTGTGGGAATGGATGTAGTGCGTTCCGAAATTAGCGAAATTCGCGGCATAGTCAACACAAATTCGACTATTGGTCAGGGAACTACTTTTACAATTCGTTTACCATTGACCTTGAGTATTTGCAAAGCTCTATGCTGTGTCTCCGATAAAGCGCGGATTGCCTTCCCGATGGACGGGGTGGAAGATACCCTAGATATACCCGTCAACAGTATTCAGCATCACGCCGATGGACAATCATATATTTCTTGGCGCGATACATTACTGCCTTTCCGACCATTGAAAGAAATTTTAACCTTTAATCGTCAGCTGAGTCGCGGTAATGTTTATGGTGGGAACCGAGATGATGATATGGTCTCAGTTGTGGTAGTGCGATCGGGAAATACCTTGATTGCGCTACAAATTGACCTGGTGCTGAGTGAGCAAGAAATTGTAATCAAGCAATTTGAAAGCCCAGCACCCAAACCCATTGGTGTAGCTGGTGCTACTATCTTAGGTGATGGTCGCATTATGCCCATCGCTGACGTACTAGAGATTATTGAAATCTTCCAAGGACGGATTTCTAAACACAATGGTAGTAAACTTTGGCAGCAACCAGAAGAGCCAAACGTGCCAGAAACCACGGTAGAAAAATTTGATCCTACAGTGCTGATTGTCGATGACTCAATTACAGTTAGGGAATTACTCTCGCTGACATTTATCAAAGCTGGTTATCGCGTTGAACAGGCGCGTGATGGACAGGAAGCGTGGGACAAACTTCGTTCTGGACTACCTTGCGATATCGTATTTTGTGACATCGAGATGCCCCGTTGCGACGGACTGGAATTGCTTTCCCGCATCCAAAAAGATTCCAGCCTCAACCACCTACCCATTGCCATGCTCACCTCACGGGGTGCAGACAAACACAGACAAATGGCAATTCAATTCGGTGCTAGTGGCTACTTTACCAAGCCCTATCTCGAAGAAGCTTTACTCGAAGCCGCAGTGCGGATGCTCAAAGGCGAAAAATTAGTAACTGCTTAA